DNA sequence from the Rubripirellula tenax genome:
CGAATGAAATCGGTCGCTAACCAATCCAACAGTTCGGGATGAGTCGGCAGTTGGCCTCGCAAACCGAAATCGCTGGTGCTGGAAACCAGGCCGACGCCAAAGTGCCGCTGCCAGATGCGATTGACGATCACACGAGCCGTCAACGGATTGTTGGGGCTGGTGATCCAAGCGGCTAACTGCAATCGCCCGCTTCCCGTACCGGCGACGTCATCGGGCAGAGTTTGACCGCCCAGCACATCTAGAAACTTTCGTGGCGCGATCGTGCCGGGACGATCGGGTTCGCCCTTGATTTGAATGTTGGCATTCGCGGGGCGATTGTCGGCCACAGCATACGCCATCGGTAATTCGGGAATCTCCTTCAAGTACTTTGCCAAGGCCACGCCGGCGCCGCGCGCACGCCCAAGCATGCCGTCCAGTTCGTCGTGCATCTTTCGCTGTTGGTCCAACGTCGCCGTCGATTCTTTTTCGGCGTTCTCGATCGACTTGATTCGGCACGCGGCAAGTTGCTTTGCCAGTTCGGATTCGAGCTTCGCTTTCTTATCGGCGAACGGACCTTGCACCTTGGTGACTTCTGCGTCATCGACAAGCGGTACCAAGTCGTGCTGGACTTGGAATAACTCGAGGCCGGGAACGGGATACCGAGTGCTTGCGAAGATGCCGTACAAGCCGTAGTAGTCCCGAGTCGAAATGGGGTCGAACTTGTGATCGTGGCACCGAGCGCAGGCGATCGTGATTCCCATCATCGTGCGCCCGACGTTGTCGATCGTGTCTTCGATCGTCAAGTGCCACGGGTACCGTTCGACCAGCGAACCGAATCGCCTAGCCATCGCCAAGTAACCTGTCGCAATGGTTTGTCGGTTGTGTTGGTCCTGTGAATCCGAGGGCAGCAGATCACCTGCCAACTGCTGCGTCAAGAAAAGATCGTACGGAAGATCGTTGTTCATCGAGTCGATGATGTAGTTGCGATACAGATACGCCTGTGGGATCGGGAAGTCCGAATTATCACCCGCCGTGTCGGCGTACCGAACCCAATCCATCCAGTGACGCCCCCACCGTTGTCCGTACGTCGGCCGCGCCAGTAGATCGTCCACCAACTCGGTAAACGCTGCGTCGGTTCCAAGCGGGCCTGTCGATCGAGCAACGAACGCATCCACTTCGTCCGTCGTTGGTGGCAGTCCCGTCAATCCATAGGTGGCTCGCTGAATCAGCGACGCGGCGTTCGCGGGTGGCACGCTGTGCAATCCGGCCATGCTCCGCCGCGCGACGATGAATCCATCGATCGGGTTGTTTCCCGTCGCCGCATCGAGTGGCAACGAATCGGGCGGTAACGGATGGGCGATCGGTTGAAATGCCCAGTGGTCGCGGCCGGGCTCCGGTGCAACTGTGTGCATGGCGTCTGTGTCTTGGCTCGAAACCTTCCACTCGGCGCCCGCGTCAATCCATCGTCGCAACGTGTCGATCTGATCGGACGTCAATCGCTCGCCGTCGGGCGGCATTCGATCATCTTCACGCGTCGATATGACCCGCGAGATCAACTCACTCTCGGACGACTTGCCGGCCACGATCGAGTGCTTTCCCGAGTCACCAATCTTTGACGCGTCCGCTCGATCGAAACGCAGCCCACCGTTCTGGTCATCGGGGCCGTGGCATTCGAGACAACGGTCTCGCAAAATCGGCTCAACATCACGAACGAAGTCGATCGGCTGGTCTGCCAAAAGACTGGCGAAACTCAAAATCGTGAAGATCAATATCAGCGATGGTAATCGGCGCGACATAGACGAATCCGAATCGGTTGGCAAACTTCGGCAAACGCCGACCCTGGATTCTAGCTCAATTCGATGACTCGCATCTTGTTTTCAATGAAGTCTTAAACTCCCAACCACCAAGCACCCAAGGCCAGCCAAACGGGAATTAACACAATGCCGGCAAGCGAAGTGGACAGAACGACCCGCAGCGCCGTTTCGCTGTCTTGGTCGTACAGACGCACCAACACGATCGGGAATACGGCTGCCGGCATGGCGGCTTGCAACATCATGACTTGTTTCATGTCGACGCTGACGCCCAGTGCGACCGTCAATCCCAGCATCATGACCGGGATCAGCAGTTGTCGGATCCCGATCGCCGACAGCACCGTTCTTGCCGAGCCCTTCCAGTTGGCTCCACGCAAAAAGTCGACGATGATGGCGCCGCTGAGCATCAATCCCATCGGCACGGCGCACCCACCCAGTTTCCCCAGCACCGTCACCACCGGAGTCGGGATCTGCGTATCGACGCCGATCTGGCGCACGACCGAGGCGATGATGACGGCCATGAAGGGCGGGCTAAAGATAGCCCGTTTCCATTGACCGTCGCCTGCCGAGCCGCTGATGATGGCCAGTCCGATGCTCCACAGCGCCAAGTCGACGCCGACGTTGTGCAGGATCAGCTCGATGACGGCATCGGGATACGCCGACTCGGCAAGTGGTAACGGGATGTACCCGTAGTTGCAGATACCCGCGCACAACGCAAACGCTCGCTGTTTCGCGTCGGTTTCCAGCCCAACGAAGCGGCCCAACAGCCGTGCAAACGTGAACGAGACGGCGAATCCCATGGCCGTCATGCCGAATCCGATGAAGGGCGGCGTCCATGCGGCGGCGGCCGAGTCAAACTGGGGACTGGTAAGAATCCGATTCGCGAAATAGGCCGGCAGCATCACGTTCGCGGTCAGGTTGGCGAGCGACCGATCCGCTTCGGGTGTCAGCCAGTCACGCCGTCGACAGAACGCGCCGGTGCCCATCAGCAAGAACACCCCCACCACGCTGACTACCGTCGGGATAAAGTCTTGCATCAAAGTCAGTACGGGGAAGCGGTTGCGTTAGAGCTGCGGACCAGCCCCAATCGTAAACCAAGCCGCCGGCCACCCCCAGGGTCCAGTAACTCGCCCAGTAACGCGGCCAGTAACGCGGCCAGCTAAACCGAGTCCATCCGCCGTCGAGTGACTGTCCAGATCGTGGTGATTCGAGCTGTGTTTCGTGCGGTTTCGCCGAATCAAGACGCTGAATCCCCATAAACTCGATCCGCCTTTGACTATCTGGCAGAAGACAATAAAATAAGAGCTCGACGCGGACGCGAGTGCTTCCGCCCTGTCCCCCCCGACCATCGGTTCTGGAGGTGATCAGCCGACGTTCCATTCCGGCTGATTGATCTTCCCGCTTTCGCCGGTCTTGAGTCTGGGGTCGTTGTAGACCCTTTTTTGCGAGAGAGAACGATGATTGTGAATCGATTGACCGACAGCATGGCGGACCCCGTCTTCGCGTTCGGCGCCCCGGGCCCGTTGGAGTTGGCGATCATCGCCGGCATCATTTTGTTGCTTTTCGGATCGTCCAAGCTGCCCACGCTGATGCGAAACCTGGGACGCAGCACCAACGAGTTCAAGCGTGGGATGAGCGAGTCGGTGGACGAAGACGAGCCGTCCAAGCCGCGCGACGATCGGGCGTAATCCATGTTCGGACTCGGACCATTTGAGATGGTGGTCATCGGCGTGATCGCGGTCGTCCTGTTCGGCGGCAACCTTCCCGAGGTAGCCAGAAAACTGGGCGGCAGCTACCGCGAATTCCGTCGAGGACTGAACGAGGTCCAGCAGCAGTTCCGGTTGGCCGAACACGAAGCCAAAAAGAACCTCTCCGTCGACGACTCAAAGTCTTCCAAGACAACCGAAGTCGACGACGAAGAAGAGGAACCCGCCGGACCGAAAGCGCCCAAGTTCAAACCACCATCCTGACCCGGCAAACGGCATTGCCGCAGGACAAACATCCGGAAGGCGGGCTCCGTCAAGTGATTGCGACCAACGCACCATCATCCGAGGCCCGCCGACCTTGCCCGCCCACCGGGCGAACGCTACTTTAGAACGGATAGTACCGGGCGATTAGCTCAGCTGGTTAGAGCGCTACGTTCACACCGTAGAGGTCACAGATTCGAATTCTGTATCGCCCACTAAATGCCCTTGTCCCAAGTGGACAGCAGAGGGCGGAGTTGGAATCGAGCCTGCGTTTAGCAGGCTTTTCTTTTGCACTTCCTCGTGCGGTCCACTCGAGGTCGCTACGGCTTGCTTCTTCCTTTCAGTCGGAACCGTCCAACAGCAAGCCCGGTGAGTTTCAGCTCATCGGGCTTGTTTTCTTTGCGGCTTGCTTGCCACAAATCGTCGCGATTGCTTCCGAGCAAATCATCCTGAATCGGCGTCGTGACTTTTCAGTCGAACGTCGCTCGCGACAAACACGATGCTACCGACAAGATCGTCTGCGTCCGGCAACTAGACCCAAGAAACTCTGACCCTCATCGTTCCGCTTGCCACTCCGTTCCACTGGGTTCCATTCGGTGCACCACCTTGCAACCCAAGAAAGTTTTGCGGCAATTTTGGATTGTCTCGGACATCGTTGACACGTTCGGTCGCGACCGAAATCGGAATTGTCCGAAAAAGATTCAGCAAGTTTTTTGGCCACTCAAGTCAACACGATTCACACCGAGTCCGCAGCAGTCACCAACTGCGTTTGACCTCAGGAAAAACGATGCTTGAACATCAGCGAAATGCTCGCATCCTACGTGTAGTCATAGTTGCTCACACGGAGGTTTTTGAATGTGTCGCACCATCACTGCTGTTTTCGTTGTCGTCTTCACCGCTGCTGCTGCAGTCGCCGATACAGTCTTGCCCGATTCGAATACCGTCAAAGAAATCGACAGCGTCTTGCGGGTCTCCTGTCGCATTTTCGCGGGCAATGCCCGAGGCAGTGGAGTCATTTTCGATGCCGACGAGGACAGCTACCGCGTTCTGACAAACGCACACGTTGTCGGCAGAACCGGCAACCGCGTGAGTCTTGAGTTTGAGCATTCGGGTTATCGGTCCGGGCCGATCCCAGGTCGCCCGAAACAGAGATGGAACGTTCGCACATCGCCCGCAACTCTTCAATTGATTTGGCGATTGTCGAACTTCCGCGATCAGCTTTCCCTGGACCAATGCCCGCTGTGCCGCTTGCAGTAGGTGGCGCCAAGGATGGCGAAACCGTGCTGACGGTTGGTGCCCATGGAGGGGCCGCCGTCAGCCTGCAACGCGGTCACGTCGTTCGTCGCACTCGCGGCTTGATCTACTGTTACCTGGTCGATCCGGCTCGCCGTTGTTCAACGACGACGGCTCTCGCGTGATCGGCCTAGTCGCGTGGCGAACCGGCGATGGTCACTGACTCGCGATGAACGCCGCCGCCGTTCGGTCATTCGTTCGCGGCGAAGTCTCAGACGTTGATACCGAGCTGCCCGAAGATGCGATTCCGCTTTGGCAATCTCGCGTGCGATTGGTTCTCGTCACCGCCGCTGGATGCCAACCATGCGAACTGCAAAAGCGCTCGATGCCCGACGATGTTCGATACGAGACATTCGACATCGAGAAGGTAAACGAGGCAGGCTATAAGATACGCACGACGCCAACGCTGATGGTATTCGTCGATGGCAAACTTGAGGACACATCGAGCGGCCTGCTTCGCGGCGACCGCTTGCGAGCGTTCTTGGACCGCTGGGGATTCACTGACAACGAAACCCAGCCCGACGATGCAGATCGCACCGACGACAACTTCAATCCCTGGAGCAATCCACGACGCTGGAATCGCGGGCCAATCCGCGACCGCATCGACGAGGCAAAAGACCGTTTCGCACGGTGGCTGATCGGAAAATGGCTCGGCTTCGCGGGCAGCGGAGCGGCAGTGCTGTTTCCGTGGCTGTTCTTTATCTATCGAGCGTTACGCAAGCTGCATAGTACGGATGCCGAAGGTTGCGTTGTTAACAAACGCCCGTCGCGAAACCAGCAACCGAGAACGACTATCGCTGGTAAACGACGGCCATCCCCAAAACGATAAACATTTCGCTGCCTATTGCTTCTCATATAGTTTTAGGCAGCTAAGAAAGCAGACAACCGCCAACAGTCTTTTCTCGAGTTGCAATGAACTTTTGTTGCTTTGAGTCGAGGTAGCGATACTGCTGGGGCGGTTGAAAACCATCCCATCGCTTGCGAAGCTCTCTGAGAGAAACCGGTTCTTTGAAAACAGCGATGTTCGACAGGTGAATGCCGACCGCCTTATCGGCACCATCGAAATAGTCGTTGAACGCTTGTGCTGAAACCGCAGTTAGTTTTCCGCAATTTCGCCAAATCGTCTTAGGTTTGCCAACTTGAATTGCTTCAACGGTGGCGACCGCAACCGCCTCGCACGTCGGCATTGTCGCATAGATGACGACCGCGAAACCGGGGTCAACGCTTGGTTGGCGTTTGCGAAGCTCGACCGTTTTTCGGCCTTCAACGATCGCCTTAACGTGTTCAGGATGAATAGACAAAAACAGCATAACTCAAGACTCACGTTGTGTGGATCGCGAATAGATTTCGTGAAAAGCGGCGTCCGGAATTGCGACGGCGGAAATGAACTGCTGACGCCTCATTCCGTGAGATTCTAAAACATCATTTACGTCGTCAAAAGTAATCGGGTTCTCGAATAACTCCGTGCTGGTGAATTCAATTGCCAAGCCTTGGGCGTCGGCGCCTTTAAAATGTTCCATCAGATGGCGCCATTCGTAGACACCAAACCGTTGAAATTCGCCAAACAAATTCTTGACAGTCCCCGTGACACGTTTGGTCAATGCCGAACAAGCCCGAACCCGACCACCGCCCTTTCGTTTGTCCCCGCTGACGTACCACAGAATCCGGCCAAATTGCGAGTTAGGACCCTGCAGTGGACTTTTGTAGTACGCGGAGTCCGGGTTGATGACGAGCGATGTTTCAGGATTAAAAAGTGGCATATCCCAGAGCCGGAAGTCGAAGAGTTCCTGTGCCCATCGTGGTTGTATCGGTATCACCCAAGTTGGAAGTTGACCGAAAGTGACCTTACCCGGATGAATCAAACACTCAAGTCGCTGCGTTTCAACCTCATTTCCCATGCAACCATGATCTAAGTCTACGGTTTGGGAAATTTGCCTTGCAAGCTCCATTGGGACGACTCCCGAGTCTCTCATCGCCGAAAGTTCGGCGTTTAGGCTGCCTTGGTTCCACACTCCGGGTAACGAGAGCCTCCACAGCGACCCGTCGGCCTGACACCAGCCCCGCCGGGTACACGCTTCCACGACAAGCGGCGTCGGTAAGCGATCTGAAATCGTAATCGTTCTACGTTGTCCGCTTCTCCATGCGCCAAGCGGTTGATCCGCGAAATATTCGGCAAGGATGCGTCCGAAGCGGGTGCCTACAAGTCGCCGGTTCAATCGAAGTCGATGAATTTCTCGGCCGCCGTCGTTCAAGACTCGAATCGCGAACAAGGCAATACACTCGTTGGTTCGAGAGCAAACACGATAAATCTCCCACTCTCGTGGATCGGCAAGCATCGCATTGAGCTCAGCACGGAACACTTTCAGAGTCTCGCCGCCCGCTGAGTCGATAAACAATTTCAAGTCAAAATCGGCGATCGAAACAACTCGATGTCGCTCGATTCCCGATCGAGTCAGTTCGCGGTACTGATATCCGTCGGCGATATCGGATTCAGCATCGCTGCTGATTTGAACGATCATTGGCCTAGCTTAAGCAATCGTGCTTTGGCATCCGCCCACGTCGAAACCGATGCTTCGCCATTTTCCAAGCGTTGTGTCCGCTCCTTTAGCACTTGCTGATGCCACTCCGGCGATTGCACATCGCCGGGATTTTGGCACAGGCTCGACCAAACCGTTTCAAGAACTTGCATTTTTTCCGAAACGGACATCGAATCGAGTGGAAGATCAACGGACATACGAAAGGCTCCGAAACGGAAGTGAAAAACGACGCACTTATTCTAACCGGCGGAAGCACAACGAGGAAATCCTAACGCTGGAAGATGGAAACGATGATCTGCTTTGCTTCGTCGCTCAGCGTGGACCAGAGTCGCACCAACTCGCGTAGGGTGGAATCTGTGGCAAGTGCTTCGCACTCTGCTTCGCCTATACCGGGGATCATGCTGATTCCCCGCGTTTCGGGCGAATGTTCTGATCCTGTATCGCCCATCCCGTCGCTTTGCT
Encoded proteins:
- a CDS encoding addiction module protein yields the protein MSVDLPLDSMSVSEKMQVLETVWSSLCQNPGDVQSPEWHQQVLKERTQRLENGEASVSTWADAKARLLKLGQ
- a CDS encoding trypsin-like peptidase domain-containing protein produces the protein MERSHIARNSSIDLAIVELPRSAFPGPMPAVPLAVGGAKDGETVLTVGAHGGAAVSLQRGHVVRRTRGLIYCYLVDPARRCSTTTALA
- a CDS encoding AEC family transporter — translated: MQDFIPTVVSVVGVFLLMGTGAFCRRRDWLTPEADRSLANLTANVMLPAYFANRILTSPQFDSAAAAWTPPFIGFGMTAMGFAVSFTFARLLGRFVGLETDAKQRAFALCAGICNYGYIPLPLAESAYPDAVIELILHNVGVDLALWSIGLAIISGSAGDGQWKRAIFSPPFMAVIIASVVRQIGVDTQIPTPVVTVLGKLGGCAVPMGLMLSGAIIVDFLRGANWKGSARTVLSAIGIRQLLIPVMMLGLTVALGVSVDMKQVMMLQAAMPAAVFPIVLVRLYDQDSETALRVVLSTSLAGIVLIPVWLALGAWWLGV
- a CDS encoding PSD1 and planctomycete cytochrome C domain-containing protein; the protein is MSRRLPSLILIFTILSFASLLADQPIDFVRDVEPILRDRCLECHGPDDQNGGLRFDRADASKIGDSGKHSIVAGKSSESELISRVISTREDDRMPPDGERLTSDQIDTLRRWIDAGAEWKVSSQDTDAMHTVAPEPGRDHWAFQPIAHPLPPDSLPLDAATGNNPIDGFIVARRSMAGLHSVPPANAASLIQRATYGLTGLPPTTDEVDAFVARSTGPLGTDAAFTELVDDLLARPTYGQRWGRHWMDWVRYADTAGDNSDFPIPQAYLYRNYIIDSMNNDLPYDLFLTQQLAGDLLPSDSQDQHNRQTIATGYLAMARRFGSLVERYPWHLTIEDTIDNVGRTMMGITIACARCHDHKFDPISTRDYYGLYGIFASTRYPVPGLELFQVQHDLVPLVDDAEVTKVQGPFADKKAKLESELAKQLAACRIKSIENAEKESTATLDQQRKMHDELDGMLGRARGAGVALAKYLKEIPELPMAYAVADNRPANANIQIKGEPDRPGTIAPRKFLDVLGGQTLPDDVAGTGSGRLQLAAWITSPNNPLTARVIVNRIWQRHFGVGLVSSTSDFGLRGQLPTHPELLDWLATDFIRHGWSLKHLHRRILSSQTYQLSSQNTDENLAADPENHVYWKFNRQRLDAESIRDTLLMLSGDLDPTPQDQPYPFPPRSDWTFTQHHPFNATYESNRRSVYQMTKRLTAATYMQTFDGADPNVCTSKRDQSVTALQALYFMNDEFLHDQAAKIAGRVVASADDERQRVAALVSTILGRHPSDQESDWMRQHLQSVRKRFADSSNLENQAWSSLTLSLLQLNEFIYLD
- a CDS encoding twin-arginine translocase TatA/TatE family subunit, which produces MIVNRLTDSMADPVFAFGAPGPLELAIIAGIILLLFGSSKLPTLMRNLGRSTNEFKRGMSESVDEDEPSKPRDDRA
- a CDS encoding Sec-independent protein translocase subunit TatA/TatB, with amino-acid sequence MFGLGPFEMVVIGVIAVVLFGGNLPEVARKLGGSYREFRRGLNEVQQQFRLAEHEAKKNLSVDDSKSSKTTEVDDEEEEPAGPKAPKFKPPS
- a CDS encoding thioredoxin family protein codes for the protein MNAAAVRSFVRGEVSDVDTELPEDAIPLWQSRVRLVLVTAAGCQPCELQKRSMPDDVRYETFDIEKVNEAGYKIRTTPTLMVFVDGKLEDTSSGLLRGDRLRAFLDRWGFTDNETQPDDADRTDDNFNPWSNPRRWNRGPIRDRIDEAKDRFARWLIGKWLGFAGSGAAVLFPWLFFIYRALRKLHSTDAEGCVVNKRPSRNQQPRTTIAGKRRPSPKR
- a CDS encoding ASCH domain-containing protein, producing the protein MLFLSIHPEHVKAIVEGRKTVELRKRQPSVDPGFAVVIYATMPTCEAVAVATVEAIQVGKPKTIWRNCGKLTAVSAQAFNDYFDGADKAVGIHLSNIAVFKEPVSLRELRKRWDGFQPPQQYRYLDSKQQKFIATREKTVGGCLLS